Part of the Chitinivibrionales bacterium genome, GAAGATCTTGACAATGTTTTAAAGCCATCACAAAACAGATTAGATGGTGTATTTGATACCAGGCCGACTATACGGAAAAGAGCAGGCAGAAAATGAGGCAAATGGCCAAGGTGCCATTTCCCGATGCATGCCGTGGCATAATTCTTTTGCTTCAGGATATCCGCAATCGTTATTTCATCCGGGTGAAGCCCCTCTTCACTGTTTGAAGGGAATACGCAATTAATTCCCACGCGGCATGCATAGGACCCGGTCATTAATGCCGCGCGTGATGGTGTGCACACCGACCTTGTCACCAGGAAATCCGTAAATTTGACGCCTTCTTCAGCCATCCGGTCGATTTTGGGAGTGTTGATGGTTGTCGAGCCGTAGCAGCTTAAATCGCCATATCCCTGATCATCGGTAAAAATCAGCACAATATTCGGGGGGCTGCTCTGCAAAGGCATACTCATTGCAGGATTCAGCGCCGAAGCAGCAATTGAACCGGCTCCCAGTCGAATGAAATCCCGACGGTTAATCATGCGTTACCTCCTGGTTTAACCGTGCCTTGTTTAATAATAATGAAGATAAATAATAAGGATACACGCTTCCTAATAGAATTGCAGATAACACAGTTATCGGGCTATTCCTTTTTGCTTTCATCGTATATCCTTTTGTTGAATGTTATTCTTGTTTGCAATCACCATGCGAGCGAATTATCGCCTGGGTTTTATCAGCAACTTATTCAGGTTTTCCGCCCTCCTTTATCCTGAACAGATGAATCCCCTTTGCGGTCCCGGAAAGATCGAGCTGATCGATTTCATGCACCATAATCGATTCCACCATTTGTCCTCTCGCATTGTAAATCTCGATATGCGCAGGAACATTTTTGAAATATACCGGGCTCTGTTTGTCTATCATTATTCCTTTGACAAGCCGTACTGCCGGCATTTTCGCTGCAGCACTCAATGCCGTTTGAGCAACTGTTGCCCCGCATTCGCTCTTGCCGCTGCCGCCGTATTCGCCCGGGAAATCGCAGGTAAGGCCTATTTTGTCGTATTCCATCAGCGACTCATCGAAATCCGCGCCCATCTGCTCGGCGCCACCCGACCAGCCTTCCGCCCACGAGTTTCTCCAATTAACATTAAAGACAGTATGCCCGGTACTCCGCAGGCGGCACAGACTGCAATGGTCGCAGTCCTGAATGCCTTCCACTTTGATATTGCGGCAAATCTGTCCGGTAGAGTTATCATCGAAATACAAACCGCTTACCTGGAAATGGCCGCCGGGATACCGGAGATCAAAGTCCATATCGGTAATATGGATCTGCTCCATGACCGTCCCCGGACCGGCTTGCCAACAGTAAATGGCCCCCATATCATTGCTTGCCTGGCCGCAATTGTAAACGCGCAGGTATTTGAACAAATGGTCGCCGCTCTGGTGATGGGCCTTGTTGGAACCCCACCGGACAGCCCATCGTGGTGAATTGAACAGCTCGCAATTCATAACTACCAGACGGAACGATGTATCGGTTAGCGAATAATCGGTTGCCTTGTTCTGACCAATCAAGCTGACACCGCCGACTTCCGCACCGATATCGTGAACCTTGCAGTTATACACCGTATCATCGTTGCCCTGCCACACCAGGATCCCTCCCCCGCCCATGCCGTGGACCCAGGAGTCCCGGACACTGCTGTTGTGAACATTGCGAAGAACAATTCCCTCAAGTCCGCCACTTGAAACATGACATTTGACAATGCGGACATTGCGAGTGTCTTTCAGCGTGACAATACCGTTTTCGGTTACATTGCCGAATGGATTGGCTCCACGATCGGTTACCGAAAATGAGAGGCCCTCCATAACGATATTCGAGCCGGTTATTTTCAAAATAGTGTGTACGGTCGGCGCGACAATAGTATGGTTGGATGGATTCTGGCTATCATAGGCATGATAATAGAGAACATTATTATCTTTATCCAGGTGGAATTCGCCGGCCATGTCAAGAAAAGAGAGTGAACCGTCGAGGTAGTAATAGGTACCATATCGTTCCCTGTCCGCCTGATCGTCACCACCGGTCTTCTGCCAGTCCTCGTTCACTCTGGGCGTAAAACTGATCACCCGTGTCGATGCATTGATCCCGGTAACCGTGTGAATGCCCTCCTGCCAGCGCCAGTTATTCGGGCCGTACCACATGCGTATCTGCGGCTCATCACTGAGGTCCCATCCGGAGGGGTCCAGATCGCCGGTATAATAGGTAAGTGTCGTATAGACATCACCGTTCGGTGCGCCGCCCCGGAGATACTTATACCGGGAAGTCGGGTAATTTGGATCAAACTCAAGGTTCGGTTCTCTGGCCCTGATAGCGCGCGTGCCGTTTTCGAAGAGCACGAAAAAATCAAGATCACAGGCTGCTTTGTAAATATTGCCCTCATGCTGCTGCCATCCGGTAATCTCTCTGCCGCCCGTGAAATGAGCGCTTCCGACCGCATCGGCGTTTTTGATTATCACTTTATTACCCCCCGAGCCGGAATGGTCATCGGTTAGCTCAACGGTCTGATCGACATAATAGTCTCCGGCTTTCACATATACCACGATATCACCGGTCATGCTGTTGTTTACCTCATCGATTTTATCCGCGGCCCGCTGCAGGGTGGCAAAAGGCTGTCCCTCGGAGCCGGGGTTGGAATCGCTTCCGTTTGGAGCAACATAAAAGGAATGCTGGATACCCGCATACAAAAGCTGTGCTGCAAACAGTGCTACGATGATACATGAACGCATAAATCCCCTCCTTTGCCGGGTTTCGATAGTTGTGGCTACGATAGTAATTTAAGCGGAAAAAGGTATGTTTTGCTCTCAAGTAAGTTTAAATTTTTCTCAGAATATATAAAGGCAACCGGGATAGATCCATAGAGTTCTACCTTTCAACTTTCCATTACATTATATTTATACATTGGAATATCAGTACATTATCGGGATTCCCTGATGAAACAAGCCAACGCGCAAAAAGACACCTTTTATTTTGAATATCTCCACAATCTGAAACGGACATTACCGGGCATTCCCCCGGTATTTGCAATCGGCCATATCCAGCAAAAGACCCATATAGTGGATCGAATCTGGCCTGTCGGTGATGTTTCCCTTTCTTTTATTACAGAAGGCAATGGTTTTTAGAGATAGACCAAAAGCGTCAGGAGGTGCAAGCCCCATTTGTCCTGCTTGAAGTTCCCGGATATCATTATGCCTACGGTCCTCACGACCACTGGAAAGAGACCTATATCCGTTATATAGCGACCAAAAAAGAGTTCTTTTCCCGTTGGGGCCTGAAATCGAAAGAAGAGCTCCTCTGGCCGGTACATAATCTTCCGGCAACAACCATGTACCTTGAGCTGCTGCTCAAGCTGAGCTCAAAGCTTACAATCCCGGGGATTGCAGATAAGATAGACCGTCATGCGGAGATGGCAATAATAGAAAGCCGCATTGCCGAACACGAGAAGCGTTTGACAGATGCGGAAAAACGGATCCGTGATGCCGAACAGTATATCCGGGACCATTATCAGAAACCGTTCAATCTGGAAAAACTGGCATCGGATTATGGTTTTTCCCTGGCCGGCTTTTTCAGGCACTGGAACGAATGCTTTTTCTCCACCCCGGCTAAATTTATAACGGGCCTCCGGCTGGGCAAAGCATCCCGCATGCTCACCCAGACCCGGGTCGATGTCAAAGAGATCGCCAACTACGTAGGAATCGATAATTCCCGCCATTTTGCCACCCTGTTCCGGCAGCGATTCGGGATTTCGCCGACTGAGTACCGGAAACGGTATACGCCGTAGAGAGATTGAGATGGTTTGCGGCATGCTGTGAAGAATTCGGGGGTTTGCCGGTTTTCGACTGACAAGCGTTTTTTGTAGGTTTTTCTTTTATTTTACCGGCATTTTCCAAGTGATAATACTGAAGACAGGCTTTCTCTAAGTATGGATTAATTTGATTTTTTCTTTATATATAGAATGGAACAATATTGTATTTTCTTCCGCTTCGCCACAGAAAACGAATTGTTTATAAATTTTAAATCATTAAGAATATTATTATGAAATATATCGCATTACTCAGGGGTATAAATGTCGGAGGAAATAGAAAAGTCGAAATGAAAAGACTGAGACATCTTTTTGAATCCCCGGGTTATGCAAATGTTGCAACATATTTAAATTCCGGAAATATTATATTTGACTCAAACACAAAACAGACAGTGTTACAAAATGATATTCCAAAAAGATTAAAGAAGGAATTTGGTTTTGAAATCCAAACACTTGTTAAAAATGAAAAAGAAGTAAAAAAGATTGCAGACACAATTCCAAAAGAATGGAAGAATGATGCTGAACAAAAGACAGATGTCGCGTATTTGTTTCCCGAAATTGACTCAAAGCAAACAATCGATGAACTCCCGGTAAAAAAAGAATATATTGATATGAGATATACCAAAGGTGCAATTATCTGGAACGTAAAAAAAATAGAGTATAATAAGAGCCACCTGAATAAAATAATTAGCCTAAAGCAATACCAATTTATGACTGTAAGAAATGTGAATACTGCCAGATACTTTGCTGGAATTAAATAAGGACTTTTGAAGGTCCCTGTAACGGCACGGGAACCGTTTACAGCCATACCGGCTCTATGAGCCTGGAAATACCGGGAAAATATCCTTTTTTGCACATAATGGTTTTTAAATTGTAAACTTCATTTCAACTGCAATAAAAAAATGCTCAAAGCTTTCCACTCAGCCCACACATGCCGGCATTGCCGGCATGAATATAATAAGCATTTTCAACGTGGGTTTTAAAGGGGATGGAATTCCCTTTACTGATCATGCATTCATCCCCCTTTCCAAATGCTCTATATGTTTTATATATGTTGAAATTAAAATATTCCGGGTCGGGCCCGTGCAACTTCTGTTAAATCAGCACATAGCAAGAAATTTCACAAAAACGGCCCTCGAAAAATCAACGACTTACGAATAATTTATTACAGGTTTTAATCATTCTCAAGCCCTTTACAGTCGGGCTACGGCATACGGTGTATGGTGTAATCACCGTTTCGGGTGTCCTATCCGAAACTGCTTTTATTTGGATGAGCGCGAGGATACTCCCGGATCCAACCGAATGCTGCCATCGTCAGAACGAATGACGGAAACCCCGGGATGGCTGTTACCCGTGTCCGTTCCTGGAATCATCTGCCCCTGCACCGAATATTTCTCCTGCAGGTTAGAGGAGGTATTCCCGCCGGAGACACTCCTTACGGTGTTGCCGGGCACGCGCGAGCCGGTCGATGGTAGTGGACAGTCACCCTGTTCCTTGCCACTGCAATTTCCGACAGGACCCGTCAGTTCCGGATCACCCATTTGTTCCCGCCAGAGCTCGAGTTTCTGACGGAGATCGATGACAACATGTTCGTAATCGGGGTTGTCGGCAAGGTTGTTCAGCTCCCAGGGATCGTTTTGGAGATCGTACAGCTCATGACACGGACGGCTCTCATACGCCTGGACTCGTGCCTGAGCGAATTCATCACCCTGTTCCGCCAACTCGAGCCAGGGGCACCAGAACGTGCTCATGAGCGGATCGTTGCAGAGGGTGATCTTGTTAATATATTTCTGCTCCGGTGCATAAAGGTTCCGGATATACTTGTACCGATTCGTCCGGATTGCTCTGATTGGATAGCAAGGCTCGATGGTTAATCTCTGGTTGGTATGCTGACAGAAAACCTCTTCATGGTGGGTGGATGTGTCGCCGAGCAGTACCGGCACAAAACTCCGGCCGTCGATCTCCGAAGGAGGGGTTCCGCCGGCGATATCGACAACAGTAGGAAGAATATCAGTCTGACTGATCAGCGCATCACTGACCGATCCACCTCCAACCACTCCGGGCCAGCGTACCAGCAACGGCACATTTACTCCTGCCTCGTAGAGGGTCCATTTGCTGAAAGTAACCTGGGGTCCCTGATCCGCCGTAAAGATCACCACCGTGTTGTCCCGTATGCTCTGATTCCCATCAAGAGCCCCGATGATATTTCCAAAATTATCCCGAGAAAAGGCTCGTACTGCATTGTAGTACCTGGCTACCGATTCGCGTGTTTCCGGAGTATCAACCAGATAGGGAGGATAGATGATGTCGTCGGCGGTGTATGGACCGGAATCGGTCCAGGGGCGATGGGTCCTCGAAACGTTTATCCACAGAAAAAACGGAGAGATGCCATCGTCGGCTTCCAGGAACGAAATGGAACTATCGATTTGCGTGAATCCGGAGGTGTCCATGTGCGGATCTTTGCTTTTTGAGAACAGCAGTTTCCGGTACCCGCTCGGAAGGTAATCCGGGAGGGTTTGTACTCCGGATTTGTCGTTTGTATTGAAATTGGTCAGTGAACCACTCCGGAAGGAATGTAAGCCGGTTACCAATGCCGCTCGAGTGGGGGCACAAAGAGTTGAGGCGGTAATATAGTTGTTGAACCTGATCCCCTGATCCGCGAAAGTATTGATTTCGGGAGTATCTACGACAGGGCTTCCATCCTGACCATAACAGCCGAGTTCCCGTTTGCCCAAATCATCGGCGACAAACAGGATAATATTGGGGCGGGATGTTCCAGCGAAAGCAGGCCCGGCCAGAGAGCCCAGGTGCAACGTCAAAGCACTTCCTGCCGTGCAAACCGTCGTTTTTTCCAGAAATTTTCGTCGGGTTATTTTCAACGTTCCTCCTCCATGGGAATTCTTACGTATCGAAATCTTTTCGCATGGCAAGGTGCCTGTTTCCCGGCGCTTTCCACTCACTCCTGTTCGATTCCCGATAAGCTCTCGGCGACATCCCGGCATATTTGCGAAACTGCGCCGAAAAATAGAGCGGATCGTCAAAACCCAGCAGCGCGGCAATCTCTTTTATCAGCAGCGTGGTGGAGGAGAGCAGGTTTTTGGCAAATGTCATCTTCTGGCGCTGGAAAAAGGCCATGGGTGCACTGCGTACCGATTTGCTGAACAGGCGGGAAAAGTGATACATGCTCATGCCCGCCTGCTGCGCGATATCAGCGAGAGTAAGGTTTTTCTGCAGATTCATATCCATGTAGTTCAGCGCCATTGCTACACCGGCGGGAAGCTCTTTTTGCAGAATGTTGCGGCCGGTCTCCAGCAGAATTTCGTATGCAAGCAATGAAAGCCGCCAGGCATAGTGCGCGCTTTTTTCGCCCAGTAGACGGTTGGCGGCCTTGAACATGGCGCTGATACGGGACGGGTCATCAAACACAACCGTGTCGTGCTCGTTGATATTGAGCGACTGCAGTACAATTTCCAGCATCACGCCTTCGATAATGACCATGCGCTTGTGCAGAAACCCGGCGGGCCCGGCACGGAAGGTATGGCTGCCGTTGCGACGCAACAGAAACGCTTCGCCCGGACCGACAACATGCACGCGGCCGTCCAGAACAACTTCGGCATTCCCCGCTGTCACCAGCTCTATGACAAATATGTCCGATTTTTTGCGGGCATACGATTGGCCTTTGTGCCACCAGGTATAGCCGCTGTACATAATCACCAGGGGTAGGTTATGCAGAAACGACTCGGCATGGCAGTTCCAAAAACGGTTTTCGCGGGCAACAATCGAGCCGGCGTAGCAGGCCGGGCGGGGCATAGACGATCCTTTCCGAATAGTTTTCTGCCTTAAAGATAGCAAAATATCACATCATTTGCCAGATTTTTTCCTGTTCCGGCGGCAATACATTGCTTATATTATTATCAGGCAAAACGCTGCCGGTGTGCTTTGGCGGCGTTTGCATTGACGCATGAATTCACATATTGCCGGGAGTATGCAATGGCCGACGTACCAAAAAGCCTGCGATTCCATTCGGAACCACGTGCCGACAGCAAAGCGATAGTCAGGGCAAAAAATGCGCGTTTTACAGTATTGACCGACCGCTGTATCCGCATGGAATATAGCCCCGATGGGCAATTCGAAGATCGCGCTTCGCAGGTATTCTGGTTTCGCAAGCAGCCTGTGCCGCACTATGCCGTGCGGACAAAAGGAGCAAAAACAACCATTGAAACTGCTGCATTAAAGTTATCGTATACGGCAACACAAGAAGGGTTTACGACTAGCAATTTAGAGGTCGCTTTAGACGGCGGCGTTGCGACATGGCATTTCGGTGACACGGATGACAACAATCTTGGCGGCACGCTGCGCACGCTTGATCGTATCTGCGGGTCCGCGCCAATAGGTGACGGGTTGATGTCCCGCTGCGGATGGTCGATTATTGATGACACAAACTCGCTGGTATTCAATGAGCAATGCTGGATGAAGCAGCGCGGCGCCGCGGATGGCTACCGCGATCTCTATTTTTTCGGCTATGGCAGCGACTACCAGGGCTGCTTGCGCGATTATTGTGCGATCTCCGGAGCTATCCCGATGGTCCCGCGGTGGGTACTGGGCAACTGGTGGAGCCGGTACTGGGCCTACACCGATGGTGAATTGCTGGAGCTGATGCGGGAATTCAGAAAGCGTGGGTTGCCCCTGAGTGTCTGTGTAATCGATATGGATTGGCACGAAGTAAATAATCCTCATCACGCGGGCTGGACCGGCTACACCTGGAGCAAAAAGTACTTTCCCGATCCGGCTGGTTTTATGCGGGAGATGCGCAAAAAGCTCGACTTGCGAATATCGCTTAACCTGCATCCGGCCGACGGCATCTATCCCCATGAGCAGTGCTATGAATCAATGGCACGCGCCATGGGTATCGATCCATCAACGAAGCAGCCGGTCCCGTTTTGTATCACCAAACCAGCGGCCGCGGCCGCTTATCTCAAATACCTGCACCATCCGCACGAAAAGATCGGCGTGGATTTCTGGTGGATGGACTGGCAGCAGGGCGAGTTCTGTGACATGCCCGGAGTCGATCCGCTCTGGTGGATGAACCATATCCATTACCTTGACTTGACGCGCAGCGGCAAACACCGAGCACTGGCATTTTCGCGCAATGGCGGCCTGGGCAGCCAGCGCTATCCGGTCGGATTCTCCGGCGACACGGTCGTTGCCTGGGAATCCCTGCAATTCCAGCCATATCTGACCGCAACTGCCGCTAATATCGCCTACACCTGGTGGAGCCATGATATCGGCGGCCATTTCTGGGGCGCCGAAGATCCCGAAATGTATCTGCGCTGGGTGCAATATGGCGTATTCAGTCCGATTATGCGTCTGCACGCTTCAAAAAGCGAATTCCAGTTGCGCATGCCATGGTGCCATGATGAAAACACACTGGCATATTCGCGCAATGCCATGCAACTGCGCCGCCGCCTGGTACCCTATATATACAGCATGGCCCGGCGTACTCATACCGAATGCCTGCCGTTGTGCCGGCCTATGTACTACGCCTATCCCGACCGTGAAGAAGCGTATCATTGTCCACATCAGTATCTGTTTGGCACGGAGCTTATCGTTGCCCCGTATACGTTACCGCTCGATCCCGATCTGCGCTTGAGCCGTCGGGTGGTCTGGCTGCCGGAAGGGGAATGGTTCCACTTTTTCAGCGGCAAGCGATATGCTGGCGGCGGCTTGCATGCCTGCTATGGCACATTGTCCGACACACCGGTCTTTGCGCGGGCGGGAGCCATTGTACCGCTGGATATGGATGCCGGCTGGGGCAATCCCGGCAACCCGAAACATCTGGAATTACGCTGCTTTGCCGGTGCCGACGGGGCATTCGAGCTGTACGAAGATGACGGCGAGAGTATTGCATTTCGCGACGGCGCTTTCTGTTGCACGCGTATCGAGCAGAAACTGCGCAAAAGCTCGCTTGAGCTGAAAATCCATGCAACGGAGGGCGACCATGCGCAGATTCCGGCGAGACGCGACTATACGCTGCACATATCGGGACTTTGCGAGCCGCGGTCCGTTACAATCCGCAACGGCAAACGGACAGTGCAAGCAAAATATGCCTACGATCCGGCGCTCAACGAAGTGACAATCACGATACGCAATTGCAGCGTGCGGCAACCGGTTATCTGCGCGATATACGCGCAGACGGTGCGGTACGATGCCACACAGGACAGTATTGAGCGTTTACGCGACCACATGCATCATTTCAATCTATCTACCGGTATCAAAGATGCGATCAGCCGCAATCTGAGCGCCATCAGGCGTGAGCCGTCGCAACTGACCGAATACAGGTATATGCTCAAACCTGCCCAATTGCGTTGTATCCTGGAACATATCACGCAGGCCGGGATCGATATTGTTGAAGGAACCGGCGACTCGGTTTCATTCGTGCTGTGGAATAACAATGATGCGCCCGGCATTACATATCACCTTACTAACCGCGGCTCGCTGCGAATGTATCATGGCAAAGTCGGCAGGTTTCTGGCAATGCCGTACCGGTTCGAGCGCTATCAAAGCGAGCCATGCATCATTCCGGGAAGGCTCTGGGTAGCTGCAATGGAATATGAAGGGTTGCACGAGGTAGTGTATAAAGGTGGCGGAAGCCAAGTGGAAAAACGGCCATGAGAGTTAATATTCCGGGTCGGGCCCATGCAACTTCTATTAAATCAGCATCTTGCAAGAAATTCCACAATAACGGCCCTCGAAAAATCAACGACTTACGACTAATTTATTGCACCTTTTGATCATTCTCAAGCCCTCCTTTACAGTCGGGCTACGGCATACGGCATATGGGGCGCGGGGTACTATTCGGACTGGTTAGAATGTATCCCCTTCAGGAAGACAGGAATGGGCGGGGGATGATCGTGTTTTTACAATAATGCAACCTCTCCGAGGTTGGGAGAGGAAGCAGAAAGCATGGGGCCTTGCAGCAATGGCGGTTGACTGCAGCTTTCGCACCGTTCATAATCCTCAATTATTTACATCCGGTTAAAATATTGGCCTGTTTATCTGTTTTTCCTCTCTTTGCCCGGCCGCTTATATCGGAAAATACAGTCGATTATAGTTCCCGGCAGGTGCTGTACAGCTTACCATTGCAGGGGCAGGGCAATCGTTCTTTGACATTCTCGGTAGAAAAGGTCGCTGCATTTGATGCCATCTGTTCAGTGTAGTATTTTCTATATACGGTGAAAGGAGGCATTTCTGATGCCCGTTATATCTCGATTTTTTGGCATAATTATTAAAATGTATTTTAGCCAGAGAGAGCATGGAGATGCGCATTTTCATGCGGTTTATGGAGAATACAACGGAGTTTTTCGTGTGGACACCCTTGAGATGATTGAAGGCGATCTTCCCATTCGCGCCCAAAAACTCGTGAAGGAGTGGGCGGCCTTGTATCAGCAGGAGCTTCAGACGATTTGGGATAGCCAGCGATTTATGAAACTTCCTGGATTGGAATGAAATATGGAACAAGTACCTCGGATTCGAAGCGTCAAACCACTTCCCAACAAGCATCTTGAAATTGAATTTGAGAACGGAGAGCACAAGGATTATGATTGCAATCCGATTCTTAAAAGGCCGGAGTTTTTTCTCCTGAAGGATGACGGCTTTTTCAAGTGTGCACGGGTCGATTCTGGCGGATATGGAATTTCCTGGAATGATGATATCGATATCAGTGAGTACGAAGCTTGGACGCAGGGGGTTGAGATGGTGTCTCAGTGAATGTCTGAATTCCTGTATTACAAGCCAGTCTTTCCCAGCCTCCAATATTCAATACTCCGGGTCGGGCCCATGCAACTTCTATTAAATCAGCATCTTGCAAGAAATTCCACAAAAACGGCCCTCGAAAAATCAACGACTTACGACTAATTTATTGCACCTTTTGATCATTCTTAAGCCCTCCTTTACAGTCGGGCTACGGCATACGGTGTGCGATTCGGCCTGTTTAGAATGTTTCCCCTTCAGGAAGACAGGAATGGGCGGAGATGATCGTGTTTTTACAATAATGCAACCTCTCCGGGGTTGGGAGAGGAAGCAGAGAGCAGAAAGAGTTAAAAACCCGCGCAATTTTAAGCCATCAATAACATATTATAGCTACATTATATTATAGCTATATTATATTACAGCTACTGATATTCGGGAAAAGAAAAACTTCAGGAACAAATATCCGGTTTAGCTAACGAAGGAAATGTTATGATTTCACCATTCAAGAGTTGTCGAGGCGCCGTGCAAGCTGTTTTGTTTGCAGTGCTTCTTGGAGCCAATTCGTATGCCCTGACGCCGGAGGCAACCGCGGTGTTGGAGTATCTCCAGTCTCTTGGCAACGGTTCATAT contains:
- a CDS encoding helix-turn-helix domain-containing protein — translated: MPRPACYAGSIVARENRFWNCHAESFLHNLPLVIMYSGYTWWHKGQSYARKKSDIFVIELVTAGNAEVVLDGRVHVVGPGEAFLLRRNGSHTFRAGPAGFLHKRMVIIEGVMLEIVLQSLNINEHDTVVFDDPSRISAMFKAANRLLGEKSAHYAWRLSLLAYEILLETGRNILQKELPAGVAMALNYMDMNLQKNLTLADIAQQAGMSMYHFSRLFSKSVRSAPMAFFQRQKMTFAKNLLSSTTLLIKEIAALLGFDDPLYFSAQFRKYAGMSPRAYRESNRSEWKAPGNRHLAMRKDFDT
- a CDS encoding helix-turn-helix domain-containing protein; translation: MQAPFVLLEVPGYHYAYGPHDHWKETYIRYIATKKEFFSRWGLKSKEELLWPVHNLPATTMYLELLLKLSSKLTIPGIADKIDRHAEMAIIESRIAEHEKRLTDAEKRIRDAEQYIRDHYQKPFNLEKLASDYGFSLAGFFRHWNECFFSTPAKFITGLRLGKASRMLTQTRVDVKEIANYVGIDNSRHFATLFRQRFGISPTEYRKRYTP
- a CDS encoding sulfatase-like hydrolase/transferase — encoded protein: MPLQSSPPNIVLIFTDDQGYGDLSCYGSTTINTPKIDRMAEEGVKFTDFLVTRSVCTPSRAALMTGSYACRVGINCVFPSNSEEGLHPDEITIADILKQKNYATACIGKWHLGHLPHFLPALFRIVGLVSNTPSNLFCDGFKTLSRSSSLLSIKAPLPSDLLQPWDLPFPFFL
- a CDS encoding DUF5110 domain-containing protein; this encodes MADVPKSLRFHSEPRADSKAIVRAKNARFTVLTDRCIRMEYSPDGQFEDRASQVFWFRKQPVPHYAVRTKGAKTTIETAALKLSYTATQEGFTTSNLEVALDGGVATWHFGDTDDNNLGGTLRTLDRICGSAPIGDGLMSRCGWSIIDDTNSLVFNEQCWMKQRGAADGYRDLYFFGYGSDYQGCLRDYCAISGAIPMVPRWVLGNWWSRYWAYTDGELLELMREFRKRGLPLSVCVIDMDWHEVNNPHHAGWTGYTWSKKYFPDPAGFMREMRKKLDLRISLNLHPADGIYPHEQCYESMARAMGIDPSTKQPVPFCITKPAAAAAYLKYLHHPHEKIGVDFWWMDWQQGEFCDMPGVDPLWWMNHIHYLDLTRSGKHRALAFSRNGGLGSQRYPVGFSGDTVVAWESLQFQPYLTATAANIAYTWWSHDIGGHFWGAEDPEMYLRWVQYGVFSPIMRLHASKSEFQLRMPWCHDENTLAYSRNAMQLRRRLVPYIYSMARRTHTECLPLCRPMYYAYPDREEAYHCPHQYLFGTELIVAPYTLPLDPDLRLSRRVVWLPEGEWFHFFSGKRYAGGGLHACYGTLSDTPVFARAGAIVPLDMDAGWGNPGNPKHLELRCFAGADGAFELYEDDGESIAFRDGAFCCTRIEQKLRKSSLELKIHATEGDHAQIPARRDYTLHISGLCEPRSVTIRNGKRTVQAKYAYDPALNEVTITIRNCSVRQPVICAIYAQTVRYDATQDSIERLRDHMHHFNLSTGIKDAISRNLSAIRREPSQLTEYRYMLKPAQLRCILEHITQAGIDIVEGTGDSVSFVLWNNNDAPGITYHLTNRGSLRMYHGKVGRFLAMPYRFERYQSEPCIIPGRLWVAAMEYEGLHEVVYKGGGSQVEKRP
- a CDS encoding DUF4160 domain-containing protein, whose protein sequence is MPVISRFFGIIIKMYFSQREHGDAHFHAVYGEYNGVFRVDTLEMIEGDLPIRAQKLVKEWAALYQQELQTIWDSQRFMKLPGLE
- a CDS encoding DUF1697 domain-containing protein, encoding MKYIALLRGINVGGNRKVEMKRLRHLFESPGYANVATYLNSGNIIFDSNTKQTVLQNDIPKRLKKEFGFEIQTLVKNEKEVKKIADTIPKEWKNDAEQKTDVAYLFPEIDSKQTIDELPVKKEYIDMRYTKGAIIWNVKKIEYNKSHLNKIISLKQYQFMTVRNVNTARYFAGIK
- a CDS encoding sulfatase-like hydrolase/transferase, yielding MPGCRRELIGNRTGVSGKRRETGTLPCEKISIRKNSHGGGTLKITRRKFLEKTTVCTAGSALTLHLGSLAGPAFAGTSRPNIILFVADDLGKRELGCYGQDGSPVVDTPEINTFADQGIRFNNYITASTLCAPTRAALVTGLHSFRSGSLTNFNTNDKSGVQTLPDYLPSGYRKLLFSKSKDPHMDTSGFTQIDSSISFLEADDGISPFFLWINVSRTHRPWTDSGPYTADDIIYPPYLVDTPETRESVARYYNAVRAFSRDNFGNIIGALDGNQSIRDNTVVIFTADQGPQVTFSKWTLYEAGVNVPLLVRWPGVVGGGSVSDALISQTDILPTVVDIAGGTPPSEIDGRSFVPVLLGDTSTHHEEVFCQHTNQRLTIEPCYPIRAIRTNRYKYIRNLYAPEQKYINKITLCNDPLMSTFWCPWLELAEQGDEFAQARVQAYESRPCHELYDLQNDPWELNNLADNPDYEHVVIDLRQKLELWREQMGDPELTGPVGNCSGKEQGDCPLPSTGSRVPGNTVRSVSGGNTSSNLQEKYSVQGQMIPGTDTGNSHPGVSVIRSDDGSIRLDPGVSSRSSK
- a CDS encoding DUF2442 domain-containing protein, with amino-acid sequence MEQVPRIRSVKPLPNKHLEIEFENGEHKDYDCNPILKRPEFFLLKDDGFFKCARVDSGGYGISWNDDIDISEYEAWTQGVEMVSQ